A part of Desulfobacter sp. genomic DNA contains:
- a CDS encoding sigma 54-interacting transcriptional regulator, with the protein MPYIKLEFMDPKAFENILDSISDGVFTVDHRFRIMTFNRAAETITGFSKKTALGRVCHTIFRSNMCGENCALKKTMREGTPHNLPSACILSADHREIPVSLSTSLLLDKAGRIQGGVEIFRDLSHIEELRKQIYEGYSMDDIIANSAAMVKIFQMLPQISQSESSVLIYGETGTGKGLLARAIHNLSRRKAGTYWAINCGALPDTLLESELFGYKEGAFTNAVKDKPGYFALADGGTILLDEIGDTSPAFQVRLLKVLETSEYQPLGGIEKERSDVRIIAATNKDLSKLIADEKFRQDLFYRINVVEIHLPPLRHRMEDLPLLTEHFIHKLNRIRGKAVSGISQETLSVLMTHDFPGNVRELENIIEHAFVLCGDGEILPDHLPPHLVRHSPKALDHLAAKDPLKAAEMEVILAVLQKNHYDRQAAAKDLGIHKTTLFRKIEKLGIILPKIDGRHKRRKG; encoded by the coding sequence ATGCCCTATATAAAACTGGAGTTCATGGACCCCAAGGCCTTTGAGAATATTCTGGACAGCATTTCCGACGGGGTGTTTACCGTTGACCACAGATTCCGCATCATGACCTTTAACCGGGCGGCCGAGACCATTACGGGCTTTTCCAAAAAGACGGCCCTGGGCCGGGTCTGCCACACCATATTCCGTTCCAATATGTGCGGGGAAAACTGCGCCCTGAAAAAAACCATGCGGGAGGGCACCCCCCATAATCTGCCGTCAGCCTGTATCCTCAGTGCAGACCACAGGGAAATACCGGTAAGCCTTTCCACTTCCCTGCTTTTGGACAAGGCGGGCCGGATCCAGGGCGGGGTGGAGATTTTCAGGGACCTGAGCCACATTGAGGAATTGCGAAAGCAGATTTATGAAGGCTACAGCATGGATGACATCATTGCCAATAGTGCTGCCATGGTTAAGATTTTCCAGATGCTGCCCCAGATTTCCCAGAGTGAGAGCTCGGTACTGATCTACGGGGAAACCGGAACGGGCAAGGGGCTTCTGGCCCGGGCCATCCACAATCTGAGCCGCCGCAAGGCGGGCACCTATTGGGCCATCAACTGCGGGGCCCTGCCCGATACCCTGCTGGAGTCGGAGCTGTTCGGATACAAGGAAGGGGCCTTTACCAATGCGGTCAAGGACAAGCCCGGGTATTTTGCCCTGGCCGACGGGGGCACCATTCTACTGGATGAGATCGGGGATACCAGCCCGGCCTTTCAGGTGCGGCTGCTGAAGGTGTTGGAAACATCAGAATACCAGCCCCTGGGCGGTATTGAAAAGGAAAGATCCGATGTCAGAATCATTGCCGCCACCAACAAGGACCTGTCAAAACTCATTGCCGATGAAAAATTCAGGCAGGACCTTTTTTACCGGATCAATGTGGTGGAAATCCATCTGCCGCCCCTGCGCCACCGCATGGAAGACCTGCCCCTGCTCACGGAGCATTTTATCCACAAGCTCAACCGGATCCGGGGAAAGGCCGTGTCCGGGATCAGCCAGGAAACCCTTTCCGTCCTGATGACCCATGATTTCCCGGGCAATGTCCGGGAACTTGAGAATATCATTGAGCACGCATTTGTTCTCTGCGGGGACGGGGAAATTCTCCCGGACCACCTGCCCCCCCACCTGGTCCGGCATTCACCCAAAGCCCTGGACCACCTGGCGGCTAAGGACCCCCTAAAAGCCGCAGAAATGGAGGTGATTCTGGCCGTGCTCCAGAAAAACCACTATGACCGCCAGGCCGCGGCCAAGGACCTTGGCATCCACAAAACCACCCTATTCCGGAAAATTGAAAAGCTGGGCATTATTTTGCCTAAAATTGACGGCCGCCATAAAAGAAGAAAAGGTTGA